In Sciurus carolinensis chromosome 13, mSciCar1.2, whole genome shotgun sequence, a genomic segment contains:
- the Pcare gene encoding photoreceptor cilium actin regulator isoform X2, which yields MGCTPSHSDIVNNLAKSGVQFLKKPTAILPGCHGRSGRGSIPLLVKCSTCYDSWWGLPQEQRPAEEQLSSRKFQTMAEGLGQNLGDMEELISETKTSSSWLNKPQSHIPFKRKGTLGTQGAAFSREENMESTTLETSNWERKPTCYWSGQQGHCSQTILPAPESEGKVDFPEPLVKAHQHAYTYLHSSLSKYEAILHLVQQASQTQELLQPMLSFLLLCFEEVGQLLGEISKDGDLLLQEVREDLAWPLRKGEPQDQPDLLQQLLQYTVSKLQVLHSTVAVLTGSFLESSSSYLHSTANHLENKLSTKRGVDEHLLRALGQLESLASGHDDPGLQDLPLCSEDSGIGADSESVKSMDKLGKQASWDFAPEAVAWKPEISPQMEARLSEQAWQQSTFRMGSDRPQDCPLSRSPMAKVQPAAQGKVRSAGTPSTGPETLTSKPSEVSKSAWCDSLWTGIPVEVHVPKSSGSGDVPSLSEGEDSSPEVEEDEVSNMSPWEGQENVPRSRPRSSPVGWESPLQSHSRKLRSPQAQEMILKMKEAISERIKFVPAPLGHQDWAEEEEGRTGVPRRPSTASGSRRAPERRQRSQSETCLKNHMGDPTLQELRRVQKDLSQRLEAFYAQGANRKEQRKEQIAQPRAATTWPNSNCRVSSSNTISKLKASLTKNFSILPSQDKSILQKCSPHSALEQPWPRRAERLPSAVPSREDETPGAKDCSIRSSPPRTSVKKLIEAFSPTESVKTLGDSRNSGSSPCRRKWGVPIMPPRFPIYRGLAPLYTKPQISPAGSRECLKVSSGWRPSAPAFPPLPTAEAIKNEDIYGETEEGAEHLPPPPLEVLMDKSFTSLENPGSRKSTGSSPEGSPVPGLAQAGPTRRTWASPKLRASMSPLDLLPSKSTSSPTRLCSTGPGSSKSGSNPRKLAQDPNLPSAASPDPEAESGPQSQAQAEKATGLSKHHRKAGPWHPTSPTSGQSRTSEPSLARPTRGPHSPEAARQSRERSPPVVRKNSPTRAHWVPQVDRRQRSLPSSPGPAQPSAMLSSSSPPLSPGAPSPPASLRTLSPPNTKKRTSPPPQHKLPSPPLGSPPALHNVSSPPAQHTEASPPSSVPSASPPESPSQGCKETRDTEGSQAPTAKASGNTYSIFCPATSSLFEAKSPSLTAHLRTPTSLPPEPGGTLGTPAGCWRSSSGSQVRAESQRRMALGALNPLPFVKRTAPACHSGVRIQLPGSSSTGSSWESQLGQSSSSEESPQLDTETWSSPCAPELPGGSSRCASPPELCVLGHGLQPEARTNHVQDKPQSETQPQPKEVA from the exons ATGGGGTGTACACCTTCACACAGTGACATTGTGAACAACCTGGCTAAAAGTGGTGTTCAGTTTTTGAAAAAGCCCACAGCTATTTTGCCGGGATGTCATGGGCGCAGTGGAAGAGGTTCCATCCCTTTGCTGGTTAAATGTTCCACCTGCTATGACTCTTGGTGGGGCCTGCCCCAGGAACAGAGGCCAGCAGAGGAGCAGCTGAGTTCCAGGAAGTTCCAAACCATGGCTGAAGGTCTTGGTCAGAACTTGGGAGATATGGAAGAACTAATCTCTGAAACCAAAACTTCTTCATCCTGGCTGAACAAACCACAAAGCCACATTCCATTCAAGAGAAAAGGTACCCTTGGGACACAAGGGGCAGCCTTTTCCAGGGAAGAGAATATGGAGAGTACGACCCTGGAGACCTCCAACTGGGAAAGGAAACCAACATGCTATTGGTCAGGCCAACAGGGCCACTGCAGCCAAACCATCCTCCCTGCTCCCGAGTCAGAAGGCAAAGTGGACTTCCCTGAACCCCTGGTCAAGGCCCACCAGCATGCCTATACCTACCTGCACTCCAGCCTCTCCAAATATGAAGCAATTCTGCACCTGGTCCAGCAGGCCAGCCAGACCCAGGAACTCCTGCAGCCCATGCTCAGCTTCCTGCTGCTGTGCTTTGAGGAGGTGGGCCAGCTCCTTGGGGAGATCTCCAAGGATGGAGACCTGCTCCTCCAGGAAGTTAGGGAGGATCTGGCGTGGCCATTGCGGAAAGGAGAGCCCCAGGATCAGCCAGATCTCTTGCAACAGCTCCTGCAGTACACGGTCAGCAAGCTACAGGTGCTCCACAGCACAGTGGCTGTCCTCACCGGGAGCTTCCTGGAGAGTTCCAGCAGCTATCTCCACTCCACGGCGAACCACTTGGAAAATAAGCTGAGCACAAAGAGGGGTGTGGATGAACATCTCCTAAGGGCTCTGGGGCAACTGGAGAGCCTGGCAAGTGGCCACGATGACCCTGGGCTGCAGGATCTACCCTTGTGCTCTGAGGACAGTGGCATTGGGGCCGACAGTGAGTCCGTGAAATCTATGGACAAGCTGGGTAAGCAGGCCAGCTGGGACTTTGCACCAGAGGCTGTAGCATGGAAGCCAGAGATTTCACCCCAGATGGAGGCCAGGCTGTCAGAACAGGCCTGGCAGCAAAGCACATTCCGGATGGGTTCCGACCGACCCCAGGACTGTCCACTGTCAAGGTCTCCCATGGCAAAAGTGCAGCCAGCAGCACAGGGCAAAGTAAGGAGTGCAGGCACCCCCAGCACAGGCCCAGAAACTCTGACCTCCAAGCCTTCCGAGGTAAGCAAAAGTGCTTGGTGCGATTCCCTGTGGACTGGGATCCCTGTGGAAGTACATGTTCCTAAAAGTTCCGGGTCTGGAGATGTTCCATCCCTTAGTGAAGGCGAGGACAGCAGCCCAGAGGTGGAGGAAGATGAAGTTAGCAACATGAGTCCATGGGAAGGGCAGGAAAATGTTCCACGTTCCAGGCCTCGGTCTTCACCTGTGGGCTGGGAAAGCCCACTTCAGTCACACTCCAGGAAGCTTAGGAGCCCCCAGGCCCAGGAAATGATTCTGAAGATGAAGGAAGCCATCAGTGAAAGGATCAAGTTTGTCCCTGCACCTTTGGGGCACCAGGACtgggctgaggaggaggaagggaggacaggGGTCCCACGGAGACCTAGCACGGCCAGTGGCAGCAGGAGGGCCCCCGAGAGGAGGCAGAGGTCCCAATCAGAGACGTGCCTTAAGAACCACATGGGGGACCCCACCCTCCAGGAGCTGCGGAGGGTCCAAAAAGACCTCAGCCAGAGGCTGGAAGCATTTTATGCCCAGGGCGCCAATCGGAAGGAACAGAGGAAAGAACAGATTGCGCAGCCCAGAGCAGCAACCACGTGGCCCAACAGCAACTGCAGGGTGAGCTCCAGCAACACCATCAGCAAGCTCAAGGCATCCCTTACCAAGAACTTCAGCATTTTGCCTAGTCAGGACAAGAGCATCTTGCAGAAATGCAGTCCCCACTCTGCACTTGAACAGCCCTGGCCGAGGAGAGCTGAGCGGCTGCCAAGTGCCGTTCCGTCCCGTGAGGACGAGACCCCTGGGGCCAAGGACTGCAGCATCAGGAGCTCTCCCCCCAGAACATCAGTCAAGAAACTCATCGAAGCTTTCAGTCCCACTGAGAGTGTGAAGACACTGGGGGACTCCAGGAACTCAGGATCAAGTCCCTGCCGCAGGAAGTGGGGAGTCCCCATCATGCCTCCCAGATTTCCCATTTACAGGGGCCTTGCTCCTTTGTATACTAAGCCCCAAATTTctccagcaggaagcagagaatgtCTCAAGGTGAGCTCAGGCTGGAGACCCTCAGCACCAGCATTTCCCCCTCTGCCTACAGCAGAAGCGATCAAGAATGAGGACATCTACGGTGAAACAGAGGAGGGCGCAGAGCATCTCCCTCCGCCACCTCTGGAAGTCCTGATGGATAAATCCTTCACTTCTCTGGAGAACCCAGGAAGTAGAAAATCAACAGGGAGCTCCCCTGAAGGGTCCCCAGTACCAGGGCTGGCACAGGCCGGCCCTACCAGAAGAACATGGGCTTCCCCAAAGCTGAGAGCTTCCATGAGCCCCCTTGACCTGCTGCCCAGCAAGAGCACCTCCAGCCCCACCAGGCTGTGCAGCACAGGACCAGGGAGCAGCAAGAGTGGCAGCAATCCCAGAAAGCTGGCCCAGGATCCGAACCTGCCATCTGCAGCCAGCCCCGACCCAGAGGCAGAGAGCGGGCCTCAAAGTCAGGCGCAGGCAGAGAAGGCCACAGGCCTCTCCAAGCACCACCGGAAGGCAGGACCCTGGCACCCCACCAGCCCCACATCTGGGCAAAGCAGGACTTCAGAACCCAGCCTGGCCAGACCCACACGTGGTCCACACTCTCCTGAGGCCGCCAGGCAGAGCCGAGAGAGAAGCCCCCCAGTAGTCAGGAAGAACTCTCCCACCAGGGCACACTGGGTACCCCAAGTAGACAGGAGGCAGCGGAGCCTGCCATCGTCTCCTGGACCCGCTCAGCCAAGCGCTATGCTCAGCTCCTCCAGTCCTCCACTTAGCCCTGGAGCTCCCAGCCCACCAGCAAGCCTCAGGACACTGAGCCCACCAAACACAAAGAAGCGAacttccccaccaccccagcaCAAGCTGCCCAGCCCACCCCTGGGGAGCCCGCCTGCTCTGCACAATGTCTCCAGTCCTCCTGCCCAGCACACAGAAGCAAGCCCCCCTTCCTCTGTTCCCTCCGCATCCCCCCCAGAGTCCCCCTCTCAGGGCTGTAAAGAGACCAGAGACACTGAAGGCAGTCAAGCCCCTACAGCCAAAGCGTCTGGGAACACATACTCCATATTCTGCCCTGCCACCTCCTCTCTCTTTGAAGCTAAATCACCATCCTTGACAGCCCATCTGCGGACCCCCACATCCCTGCCACCAGAACCTGGGGGCACTCTTGGGACCCCAGCAGGATGCTGGAGAAGCAGCTCGGGGTCACAAGTGAGGGCAGAATCACAGAGGAGAATGGCCCTGGGTGCCCTCAACCCTCTGCCTTTTGTCAAAAGGACAGCTCCCGCCTGCCACTCTGGTGTCCGAATTCAGCTGCCTGGCTCCAGCTCCACTGGCTCCTCTTGGGAATCCCAGCTTGGCCAAAGCAG CAGCAGTGAGGAGAGCCCCCAGCTGGATACAGAGACTTGGAGCAGCCCCTGTGCCCCAGAACTTCCGGGTGGCAGCAGCAGGTGTGCATCGCCCCCAGAGCTCTGTGTGCTGGGCCATGGGCTGCAGCCAGAGGCCCGCACCAACCACGTCCAGGACAAACCCCAGTCAGAGACCCAGCCCCAGCCGAAGGAAGTGGCCTGA
- the Pcare gene encoding photoreceptor cilium actin regulator isoform X1, whose translation MGCTPSHSDIVNNLAKSGVQFLKKPTAILPGCHGRSGRGSIPLLVKCSTCYDSWWGLPQEQRPAEEQLSSRKFQTMAEGLGQNLGDMEELISETKTSSSWLNKPQSHIPFKRKGTLGTQGAAFSREENMESTTLETSNWERKPTCYWSGQQGHCSQTILPAPESEGKVDFPEPLVKAHQHAYTYLHSSLSKYEAILHLVQQASQTQELLQPMLSFLLLCFEEVGQLLGEISKDGDLLLQEVREDLAWPLRKGEPQDQPDLLQQLLQYTVSKLQVLHSTVAVLTGSFLESSSSYLHSTANHLENKLSTKRGVDEHLLRALGQLESLASGHDDPGLQDLPLCSEDSGIGADSESVKSMDKLGKQASWDFAPEAVAWKPEISPQMEARLSEQAWQQSTFRMGSDRPQDCPLSRSPMAKVQPAAQGKVRSAGTPSTGPETLTSKPSEVSKSAWCDSLWTGIPVEVHVPKSSGSGDVPSLSEGEDSSPEVEEDEVSNMSPWEGQENVPRSRPRSSPVGWESPLQSHSRKLRSPQAQEMILKMKEAISERIKFVPAPLGHQDWAEEEEGRTGVPRRPSTASGSRRAPERRQRSQSETCLKNHMGDPTLQELRRVQKDLSQRLEAFYAQGANRKEQRKEQIAQPRAATTWPNSNCRVSSSNTISKLKASLTKNFSILPSQDKSILQKCSPHSALEQPWPRRAERLPSAVPSREDETPGAKDCSIRSSPPRTSVKKLIEAFSPTESVKTLGDSRNSGSSPCRRKWGVPIMPPRFPIYRGLAPLYTKPQISPAGSRECLKVSSGWRPSAPAFPPLPTAEAIKNEDIYGETEEGAEHLPPPPLEVLMDKSFTSLENPGSRKSTGSSPEGSPVPGLAQAGPTRRTWASPKLRASMSPLDLLPSKSTSSPTRLCSTGPGSSKSGSNPRKLAQDPNLPSAASPDPEAESGPQSQAQAEKATGLSKHHRKAGPWHPTSPTSGQSRTSEPSLARPTRGPHSPEAARQSRERSPPVVRKNSPTRAHWVPQVDRRQRSLPSSPGPAQPSAMLSSSSPPLSPGAPSPPASLRTLSPPNTKKRTSPPPQHKLPSPPLGSPPALHNVSSPPAQHTEASPPSSVPSASPPESPSQGCKETRDTEGSQAPTAKASGNTYSIFCPATSSLFEAKSPSLTAHLRTPTSLPPEPGGTLGTPAGCWRSSSGSQVRAESQRRMALGALNPLPFVKRTAPACHSGVRIQLPGSSSTGSSWESQLGQSSSSSEESPQLDTETWSSPCAPELPGGSSRCASPPELCVLGHGLQPEARTNHVQDKPQSETQPQPKEVA comes from the exons ATGGGGTGTACACCTTCACACAGTGACATTGTGAACAACCTGGCTAAAAGTGGTGTTCAGTTTTTGAAAAAGCCCACAGCTATTTTGCCGGGATGTCATGGGCGCAGTGGAAGAGGTTCCATCCCTTTGCTGGTTAAATGTTCCACCTGCTATGACTCTTGGTGGGGCCTGCCCCAGGAACAGAGGCCAGCAGAGGAGCAGCTGAGTTCCAGGAAGTTCCAAACCATGGCTGAAGGTCTTGGTCAGAACTTGGGAGATATGGAAGAACTAATCTCTGAAACCAAAACTTCTTCATCCTGGCTGAACAAACCACAAAGCCACATTCCATTCAAGAGAAAAGGTACCCTTGGGACACAAGGGGCAGCCTTTTCCAGGGAAGAGAATATGGAGAGTACGACCCTGGAGACCTCCAACTGGGAAAGGAAACCAACATGCTATTGGTCAGGCCAACAGGGCCACTGCAGCCAAACCATCCTCCCTGCTCCCGAGTCAGAAGGCAAAGTGGACTTCCCTGAACCCCTGGTCAAGGCCCACCAGCATGCCTATACCTACCTGCACTCCAGCCTCTCCAAATATGAAGCAATTCTGCACCTGGTCCAGCAGGCCAGCCAGACCCAGGAACTCCTGCAGCCCATGCTCAGCTTCCTGCTGCTGTGCTTTGAGGAGGTGGGCCAGCTCCTTGGGGAGATCTCCAAGGATGGAGACCTGCTCCTCCAGGAAGTTAGGGAGGATCTGGCGTGGCCATTGCGGAAAGGAGAGCCCCAGGATCAGCCAGATCTCTTGCAACAGCTCCTGCAGTACACGGTCAGCAAGCTACAGGTGCTCCACAGCACAGTGGCTGTCCTCACCGGGAGCTTCCTGGAGAGTTCCAGCAGCTATCTCCACTCCACGGCGAACCACTTGGAAAATAAGCTGAGCACAAAGAGGGGTGTGGATGAACATCTCCTAAGGGCTCTGGGGCAACTGGAGAGCCTGGCAAGTGGCCACGATGACCCTGGGCTGCAGGATCTACCCTTGTGCTCTGAGGACAGTGGCATTGGGGCCGACAGTGAGTCCGTGAAATCTATGGACAAGCTGGGTAAGCAGGCCAGCTGGGACTTTGCACCAGAGGCTGTAGCATGGAAGCCAGAGATTTCACCCCAGATGGAGGCCAGGCTGTCAGAACAGGCCTGGCAGCAAAGCACATTCCGGATGGGTTCCGACCGACCCCAGGACTGTCCACTGTCAAGGTCTCCCATGGCAAAAGTGCAGCCAGCAGCACAGGGCAAAGTAAGGAGTGCAGGCACCCCCAGCACAGGCCCAGAAACTCTGACCTCCAAGCCTTCCGAGGTAAGCAAAAGTGCTTGGTGCGATTCCCTGTGGACTGGGATCCCTGTGGAAGTACATGTTCCTAAAAGTTCCGGGTCTGGAGATGTTCCATCCCTTAGTGAAGGCGAGGACAGCAGCCCAGAGGTGGAGGAAGATGAAGTTAGCAACATGAGTCCATGGGAAGGGCAGGAAAATGTTCCACGTTCCAGGCCTCGGTCTTCACCTGTGGGCTGGGAAAGCCCACTTCAGTCACACTCCAGGAAGCTTAGGAGCCCCCAGGCCCAGGAAATGATTCTGAAGATGAAGGAAGCCATCAGTGAAAGGATCAAGTTTGTCCCTGCACCTTTGGGGCACCAGGACtgggctgaggaggaggaagggaggacaggGGTCCCACGGAGACCTAGCACGGCCAGTGGCAGCAGGAGGGCCCCCGAGAGGAGGCAGAGGTCCCAATCAGAGACGTGCCTTAAGAACCACATGGGGGACCCCACCCTCCAGGAGCTGCGGAGGGTCCAAAAAGACCTCAGCCAGAGGCTGGAAGCATTTTATGCCCAGGGCGCCAATCGGAAGGAACAGAGGAAAGAACAGATTGCGCAGCCCAGAGCAGCAACCACGTGGCCCAACAGCAACTGCAGGGTGAGCTCCAGCAACACCATCAGCAAGCTCAAGGCATCCCTTACCAAGAACTTCAGCATTTTGCCTAGTCAGGACAAGAGCATCTTGCAGAAATGCAGTCCCCACTCTGCACTTGAACAGCCCTGGCCGAGGAGAGCTGAGCGGCTGCCAAGTGCCGTTCCGTCCCGTGAGGACGAGACCCCTGGGGCCAAGGACTGCAGCATCAGGAGCTCTCCCCCCAGAACATCAGTCAAGAAACTCATCGAAGCTTTCAGTCCCACTGAGAGTGTGAAGACACTGGGGGACTCCAGGAACTCAGGATCAAGTCCCTGCCGCAGGAAGTGGGGAGTCCCCATCATGCCTCCCAGATTTCCCATTTACAGGGGCCTTGCTCCTTTGTATACTAAGCCCCAAATTTctccagcaggaagcagagaatgtCTCAAGGTGAGCTCAGGCTGGAGACCCTCAGCACCAGCATTTCCCCCTCTGCCTACAGCAGAAGCGATCAAGAATGAGGACATCTACGGTGAAACAGAGGAGGGCGCAGAGCATCTCCCTCCGCCACCTCTGGAAGTCCTGATGGATAAATCCTTCACTTCTCTGGAGAACCCAGGAAGTAGAAAATCAACAGGGAGCTCCCCTGAAGGGTCCCCAGTACCAGGGCTGGCACAGGCCGGCCCTACCAGAAGAACATGGGCTTCCCCAAAGCTGAGAGCTTCCATGAGCCCCCTTGACCTGCTGCCCAGCAAGAGCACCTCCAGCCCCACCAGGCTGTGCAGCACAGGACCAGGGAGCAGCAAGAGTGGCAGCAATCCCAGAAAGCTGGCCCAGGATCCGAACCTGCCATCTGCAGCCAGCCCCGACCCAGAGGCAGAGAGCGGGCCTCAAAGTCAGGCGCAGGCAGAGAAGGCCACAGGCCTCTCCAAGCACCACCGGAAGGCAGGACCCTGGCACCCCACCAGCCCCACATCTGGGCAAAGCAGGACTTCAGAACCCAGCCTGGCCAGACCCACACGTGGTCCACACTCTCCTGAGGCCGCCAGGCAGAGCCGAGAGAGAAGCCCCCCAGTAGTCAGGAAGAACTCTCCCACCAGGGCACACTGGGTACCCCAAGTAGACAGGAGGCAGCGGAGCCTGCCATCGTCTCCTGGACCCGCTCAGCCAAGCGCTATGCTCAGCTCCTCCAGTCCTCCACTTAGCCCTGGAGCTCCCAGCCCACCAGCAAGCCTCAGGACACTGAGCCCACCAAACACAAAGAAGCGAacttccccaccaccccagcaCAAGCTGCCCAGCCCACCCCTGGGGAGCCCGCCTGCTCTGCACAATGTCTCCAGTCCTCCTGCCCAGCACACAGAAGCAAGCCCCCCTTCCTCTGTTCCCTCCGCATCCCCCCCAGAGTCCCCCTCTCAGGGCTGTAAAGAGACCAGAGACACTGAAGGCAGTCAAGCCCCTACAGCCAAAGCGTCTGGGAACACATACTCCATATTCTGCCCTGCCACCTCCTCTCTCTTTGAAGCTAAATCACCATCCTTGACAGCCCATCTGCGGACCCCCACATCCCTGCCACCAGAACCTGGGGGCACTCTTGGGACCCCAGCAGGATGCTGGAGAAGCAGCTCGGGGTCACAAGTGAGGGCAGAATCACAGAGGAGAATGGCCCTGGGTGCCCTCAACCCTCTGCCTTTTGTCAAAAGGACAGCTCCCGCCTGCCACTCTGGTGTCCGAATTCAGCTGCCTGGCTCCAGCTCCACTGGCTCCTCTTGGGAATCCCAGCTTGGCCAAAGCAG CAGCAGCAGTGAGGAGAGCCCCCAGCTGGATACAGAGACTTGGAGCAGCCCCTGTGCCCCAGAACTTCCGGGTGGCAGCAGCAGGTGTGCATCGCCCCCAGAGCTCTGTGTGCTGGGCCATGGGCTGCAGCCAGAGGCCCGCACCAACCACGTCCAGGACAAACCCCAGTCAGAGACCCAGCCCCAGCCGAAGGAAGTGGCCTGA